In one window of Oryza sativa Japonica Group chromosome 9, ASM3414082v1 DNA:
- the LOC4347559 gene encoding PTI1-like tyrosine-protein kinase 3 isoform X2: MLRRWFCCTQFHAPYREHENEFPDIPEEKEGNGFAPKSDDPTKAPPPIEVPELSFDELKEKTDNFGSKALVGEGSYGRVYYATLDNGKQVAVKKLDASTEPEVDNDFLTQVSIVSRLRHENFVEMLGYCVEGNQRLVAYEFATMGSLHDILHGRKGVPGAQPGPALDWMQRVRIAIDAAKGLEYLHEKVQPSIVHRDIRSSNVLLFEDYKAKIADFNPSNQSPDMAARLHSTRVLGTFGYHAPEYAMTGQLTQKSDVYSFGVVLLELLTGRKPVDHTMPRGQQSLVTWATPRLTEDTVKQCVDPRLKGEYPPKGVAKLAAVAALCVQYESEFRPSMSIVVKALSPLLQHKPPPPPAVAPET, translated from the exons ATGTTGCGACGCTGGTTCTGCTGCACTCAGTTTCACGCACCATATCGTGAACACGAAAATGAATTTCCTGACATCCCAGAGGAGAAAGAAG GAAATGGTTTTGCTCCCAAAAGTGATGATCCCACAAAAGCACCTCCTCCCATTGAAGTACCAGAATTATCATTTGATGAACTGAAAGAGAAAACTgataattttggttcaaaggcTTTAGTTGGTGAAGGATCATATGGAAGAGTGTATTATGCTACTCTAGACAACGGAAAGCAAGTTGCTGTTAAAAAGCTTGATGCTTCAACAGAACCTGAGGTTGATAATGATTTTTTGACACAG GTGTCCATTGTGTCAAGATTAAGACATGAAAATTTTGTGGAAATGCTTGGTTACTGTGTGGAAGGAAATCAGCGCCTAGTGGCCTACGAATTTGCTACGATGGGTTCTCTGCATGATATTTTGCATG GAAGAAAGGGTGTCCCTGGTGCACAACCTGGCCCAGCACTTGACTGGATGCAGCGAGTGAGAATTGCTATTGATGCTGCTAAAGGGCTAGAATATCTTCATGAGAAGGTCCAACCTTCTATAGTCCATCGGGACATACGCTCTAGCAATGTTCTTCTATTTGAGGACTACAAAGCAAAAATTGCAGATTTCAATCCTTCAAATCAGTCTCCTGATATGGCTGCTCGTTTGCACTCAACTCGTGTCCTTGGAACCTTCGGCTatcatgctcccga GTATGCCATGACTGGCCAGTTGACTCAGAAAAGTGATGTATATAGTTTTGGAGTTGTTCTTCTAGAGCTTCTAACAGGAAGGAAACCAGTAGATCACACAATGCCTAGGGGTCAGCAGAGTCTGGTTACATGG GCAACACCTCGTTTGACAGAGGACACTGTGAAACAATGCGTTGACCCGAGACTGAAGGGCGAGTATCCCCCAAAAGGGGTTGCCAAG CTCGCAGCGGTGGCGGCACTCTGTGTGCAATACGAGTCTGAGTTTAGACCAAGCATGAGCATTGTGGTCAAGGCactctcccctcttctccagcataaaccgccaccgccaccagccGTTGCTCCTGAGACCTGA
- the LOC4347559 gene encoding PTI1-like tyrosine-protein kinase 3 isoform X1: MLRRWFCCTQFHAPYREHENEFPDIPEEKEAGNGFAPKSDDPTKAPPPIEVPELSFDELKEKTDNFGSKALVGEGSYGRVYYATLDNGKQVAVKKLDASTEPEVDNDFLTQVSIVSRLRHENFVEMLGYCVEGNQRLVAYEFATMGSLHDILHGRKGVPGAQPGPALDWMQRVRIAIDAAKGLEYLHEKVQPSIVHRDIRSSNVLLFEDYKAKIADFNPSNQSPDMAARLHSTRVLGTFGYHAPEYAMTGQLTQKSDVYSFGVVLLELLTGRKPVDHTMPRGQQSLVTWATPRLTEDTVKQCVDPRLKGEYPPKGVAKLAAVAALCVQYESEFRPSMSIVVKALSPLLQHKPPPPPAVAPET; the protein is encoded by the exons ATGTTGCGACGCTGGTTCTGCTGCACTCAGTTTCACGCACCATATCGTGAACACGAAAATGAATTTCCTGACATCCCAGAGGAGAAAGAAG CAGGAAATGGTTTTGCTCCCAAAAGTGATGATCCCACAAAAGCACCTCCTCCCATTGAAGTACCAGAATTATCATTTGATGAACTGAAAGAGAAAACTgataattttggttcaaaggcTTTAGTTGGTGAAGGATCATATGGAAGAGTGTATTATGCTACTCTAGACAACGGAAAGCAAGTTGCTGTTAAAAAGCTTGATGCTTCAACAGAACCTGAGGTTGATAATGATTTTTTGACACAG GTGTCCATTGTGTCAAGATTAAGACATGAAAATTTTGTGGAAATGCTTGGTTACTGTGTGGAAGGAAATCAGCGCCTAGTGGCCTACGAATTTGCTACGATGGGTTCTCTGCATGATATTTTGCATG GAAGAAAGGGTGTCCCTGGTGCACAACCTGGCCCAGCACTTGACTGGATGCAGCGAGTGAGAATTGCTATTGATGCTGCTAAAGGGCTAGAATATCTTCATGAGAAGGTCCAACCTTCTATAGTCCATCGGGACATACGCTCTAGCAATGTTCTTCTATTTGAGGACTACAAAGCAAAAATTGCAGATTTCAATCCTTCAAATCAGTCTCCTGATATGGCTGCTCGTTTGCACTCAACTCGTGTCCTTGGAACCTTCGGCTatcatgctcccga GTATGCCATGACTGGCCAGTTGACTCAGAAAAGTGATGTATATAGTTTTGGAGTTGTTCTTCTAGAGCTTCTAACAGGAAGGAAACCAGTAGATCACACAATGCCTAGGGGTCAGCAGAGTCTGGTTACATGG GCAACACCTCGTTTGACAGAGGACACTGTGAAACAATGCGTTGACCCGAGACTGAAGGGCGAGTATCCCCCAAAAGGGGTTGCCAAG CTCGCAGCGGTGGCGGCACTCTGTGTGCAATACGAGTCTGAGTTTAGACCAAGCATGAGCATTGTGGTCAAGGCactctcccctcttctccagcataaaccgccaccgccaccagccGTTGCTCCTGAGACCTGA
- the LOC4347560 gene encoding U11/U12 small nuclear ribonucleoprotein 35 kDa protein, translating to MSGGSGGGAASAVFYAEKYHPIQAGSIDGTDVAPHDNAVLRALLCSTAGLYDPFGDPKATGDPYCTVFVGRLSRYTDDETLRKEMSRYGRVKSMRLVRDIVTGASRGYAFVEYETDREMRRAYEDAHHSIIDGSEVLVDYYRQQLMPGWIPRRSGGGLGGKKESGQLRFGGRERPFRAPLRPIPYDELKRLGIPPPPEGRYMTRYQVPPPPRRKSSDIYREESPPKRRSKDRVDSSHYRRYCSPTQDDDSTVSTHRRKGSHDRREETERRTRAYISREAGSYSKRSPTEDDGDRRKRRRSREPGELSPYKEDDDNSKRGRSSVEPGFSPYQSHHHRHHRERHDSSSHSRHGERRHQDDRGNHSRNRRSESRDYSH from the exons atgagcggcggcagcggcggcggcgccgcgagcgCGGTGTTCTACGCGGAGAAGTACCACCCGATCCAGGCGGGCAGCATCGACGGCACCGACGTCGCCCCCCACGACAACGCCGTCCTCCGCGCCCTCCTCTGCTCCACCGCCGGCCTCT ATGATCCGTTCGGGGACCCCAAGGCCACCGGCGACCCCTACTGCACGGTGTTCGTCGGGAGACTCTCCCGCTACACCGACGACGAGACACTCCGGAAG GAGATGAGCAGATATGGGAGGGTGAAGAGCATGCGGCTGGTGCGGGATATTG TTACTGGTGCTTCTCGTGGCTACGCATTTGTTGAGTATGAAACTGACAGGGAGATGCGCCGTGCCTATGAG GATGCACACCATTCCATTATTGATGGCAGTGAAGTGCTTGTAGATTACTACAGGCAACAACTTATGCCTGGATGGATACCGAGGAGATCAG GAGGAGGGCTTGGAGGGAAGAAAGAATCTGGCCAGCTTCGATTTGGAGGTCGAGAGAGGCCATTTCGTGCTCCCTT GAGGCCAATTCCGTATGATGAACTGAAAAGGCTTGGGATCCCACCACCACCTGAAGGGCGATACATGACACGTTATCAG GTTCCCCCACCACCAAGACGAAAAAGCAGTGATATCTACAGGGAAGAGTCACCTCCCAAGAGAAGATCCAAAGACAGGGTTGATAGCAGTCACTACAGAAGATATTGTAGCCCAACCCAAGACGACGACAGCACGGTCAGCACCCATAGGCGGAAAGGTAGCCATGACCGGCGAGAAGAAACCGAGAGGAGGACAAGAGCATATATCAGCAGAGAGGCCGGCAGCTACAGTAAGCGGAGCCCAACCGAAGACGATGGTGATCGTCGTAAGAGGAGAAGAAGCCGAGAGCCTGGAGAATTATCTCCATACAAGGAGGATGATGATAACAGCAAAAGAGGAAGAAGTTCAGTGGAGCCAGGCTTCAGCCCTTATCAGTCTCATCACCACAGGCATCACAGGGAGCGTCATGACAGCAGCAGCCATTCTCGCCACGGTGAACGTCGGCATCAAGACGACCGTGGAAACCACTCCAGGAACAGGAGATCAGAGAGCCGGGACTACAGCCACTAG
- the LOC4347561 gene encoding probable E3 ubiquitin-protein ligase ARI8, with the protein MGSDEDELLDDEEYYYYCSDGECSGGGSGSDEDEEFGGRGSDEGCEADEVVSTREQRYVVLTEDDIRERQEEMISRVSAIFSVPRESACVLLRHYKWSISKLSDDWFADEENVRRSVGLPSNVVHVPDCPELTCGICFEGCAANAMSCAGCSHFYCHECWEGYISAAVNDGPGCLVLQCPEPSCDAIVLEDMINSLTKDEDKVKYARFVLWSYIGVNNKIKWCPAPDCTCAVEFLGDGNYDVSCKCKFSFCWNCAEEAHRPVSCDTVSKWILKNSAESENMNWILAYSKPCPKCKRPIEKNQGCMHMTCTPPCKFEFCWLCLGAWSDHGDGTGGFYACNRYQSAKMGGMYDEAEARRERAKNSLERYMHYYERWASNQTSRQKAQADLQKVENEDLTKLSDVVGIPETQLKFIPEAWSQIIECRRVLKWTYAYGYYLHNKAKSDFFVYLQGEAESGLERLHKCAEKDMREFLPTADSTQPSLSLQDFGEFRVKLSGLTSVTRNYFENLVQTLEAGLQDVRATDQSASVSTSSSKKPPTNTKGKSGRSKVARTSQERSGDRWPCDRCTFINPSSTNSCNMCGRNKPRRR; encoded by the exons ATGGGCTCCGACGAAGACGAGCTGCTCGACGACGaggagtactactactactgcagCGACGGGGAGtgtagcggcggcgggagcgggagcgacGAGGATGAGGAGTTCGGGGGCCGCGGGAGCGACGAGGGCTGTGAGGCCGACGAGGTCGTCTCCACGCGCGAGCAG AGATATGTTGTGTTGACCGAAGATGATATACGCGAGCGACAAGAGGAAATGATAAGCCGTGTGTCTGCAATATTTTCAGTTCCAAGGGAATCAGCATGCGTCCTCCTTCGTCACTACAAATG GAGTATTAGCAAGCTAAGTGATGACTGGTTCGCAGATGAAGAAAATGTCCGCCGTTCTGTTGGCTTGCCATCAAATGTTGTTCATGTTCCTGACTGTCCTGAG CTAACTTGTGGAATATGTTTTGAAGGATGTGCTGCAAATGCAATGAGCTGTGCTGGTTGTTCCCATTTCTATTGTCATGAATGTTGGGAAG GGTATATTAGTGCTGCAGTAAATGATGGTCCAGGGTGTTTGGTGTTGCAGTGCCCTGAACCATCTTGTGATGCAATCGTTCTTGAAGATATGATTAATAGTCTGACGAAAGATGAGGATAAAGTAAAGTATGCACGATTTGTATTATGGTCATATATTGGAGTTAACAACAAG ATAAAATGGTGTCCAGCTCCTGATTGTACCTGTGCAGTTGAGTTTCTTGGTGATGGTAACTATGATGTCTCATGCAAATGCAAATTCAGTTTTTGCTGGAAT TGTGCAGAGGAAGCTCATCGGCCAGTTAGCTGTGACACAGTCTCAAAGTGGATACTAAAGAACAGCGCAGAATCTGAAAACATGAATTG GATATTAGCTTATTCTAAGCCCTGTCCGAAATGCAAACGACCTATAGAGAAGAATCAGGGATGCATGCATATGACATGCACTCCTCCTTGTAAATTTGAGTTTTGCTG GTTATGCCTAGGTGCATGGTCAGATCATGGAGATGGGACTGGTGGCTTTTATGCTTGCAATCGTTATCAATCAGCAAAGATGGGAGGCATG TATGATGAGGCTGAagcaaggagagagagagctaaaAATTCGCTTGAGAGATACATGCATTATTATGAGCGCTGGGCGTCCAATCAAACA TCAAGGCAGAAAGCACAAGCAGATCTGCAAAAAGTTGAAAATGAAGAT CTTACAAAGTTAAGTGATGTTGTTGGTATACCAGAGACCCAACTAAAGTTCATACCTGAAGCTTGGTCACAG ATCATAGAATGCAGGCGAGTGCTGAAATGGACATATGCTTATGGGTACTATCTACACAACAAAGCGAAGAGTGATTTTTTTGTGTACCTCCAAG GTGAAGCTGAGTCTGGTTTGGAGCGTCTTCATAAATGTGCCGAGAAGGATATGCGTGAATTTTTACCTACAGCGGATTCCACTCAACCTTCTCTTTCATTGCAAGACTTCGGTGAATTTCGTGTGAAGCTTTCTGGTCTAACAAG CGTAACCCGCAACTACTTCGAGAACCTTGTTCAAACACTGGAAGCGGGTCTGCAGGATGTCCGCGCTACAGACCAATCAGCTTCAGTCAGTACCTCCAGCTCCAAGAAGCCTCCCACCAACACCAAGGGGAAGTCAGGGCGGAGTAAGGTGGCGAGAACATCGCAGGAGCGCTCAGGCGACAGATGGCCATGCGACCGCTGCACTTTCATCAACCCGTCCTCTACGAACTCATGCAACATGTGCGGCAGGAACAAGCCCCGCCGCAGATAG